One region of Marivirga arenosa genomic DNA includes:
- a CDS encoding type III polyketide synthase produces the protein MPYINLISPANPEIKIPQNEIAGFMQKAMRLNEDESRKLNAIFRMSGIKQRHTVIADYQFSDDTKWNFYPKAQSNKSQPNTAERMQLFEKHALPLAQKSLDKVFSQYQPNEFTHLITVSCTGMFAPGLDIQLIKNTGLNSDVERTSIQFMGCFAAFNALKTANHICRSDKQAKVLIVCVELCTIHFQADYNEDNLLANTLFADGASSVVVTNEKTDSALEIKAFKSVVENNSEQEMAWNIGNLGFEMKLSSYVPEVIANNIAKLGDELMQKLNLKLQDIDQFAIHPGGKRILEAVEKGLNVSSEKNKSAYKVLSEFGNMSSPTVLFVLHEMWDNIKPKDKILSFAFGPGLTMESMLLEQVEI, from the coding sequence ATGCCATACATCAACCTGATTTCTCCTGCGAACCCGGAGATTAAAATTCCGCAAAATGAAATAGCAGGCTTTATGCAAAAGGCTATGCGACTCAATGAGGATGAGAGCAGAAAGTTAAATGCTATTTTCAGAATGTCGGGTATAAAACAAAGGCATACCGTTATAGCCGATTATCAGTTTTCTGATGACACAAAATGGAATTTCTACCCGAAAGCCCAGAGCAATAAGTCACAGCCCAATACAGCTGAAAGAATGCAGCTTTTTGAAAAGCATGCATTACCACTAGCTCAAAAATCATTAGATAAGGTTTTTAGCCAATATCAGCCCAACGAATTTACCCATCTTATTACAGTAAGCTGCACGGGCATGTTTGCTCCAGGATTGGACATTCAGTTAATTAAAAATACCGGACTAAATTCAGATGTAGAAAGAACATCCATTCAATTTATGGGGTGTTTTGCTGCATTCAATGCTTTAAAGACAGCAAACCATATTTGTAGATCAGATAAGCAAGCAAAAGTTCTGATTGTGTGCGTTGAGCTTTGTACTATCCATTTTCAGGCAGATTATAATGAAGATAATTTGTTGGCGAATACATTATTTGCCGATGGGGCTTCATCTGTTGTGGTGACTAATGAGAAAACAGATTCCGCACTTGAAATAAAGGCTTTTAAGAGCGTAGTGGAAAATAATTCGGAGCAAGAAATGGCCTGGAATATTGGTAATCTTGGTTTTGAAATGAAATTGAGTAGCTACGTGCCGGAAGTTATTGCTAATAATATTGCGAAATTGGGTGACGAACTTATGCAAAAGTTAAACCTCAAACTTCAAGATATTGATCAATTTGCCATCCATCCCGGTGGAAAAAGAATTCTAGAGGCAGTTGAAAAAGGCTTAAATGTATCTTCAGAGAAGAATAAATCTGCTTATAAAGTATTGAGCGAATTTGGCAATATGTCTTCACCCACAGTCCTTTTTGTTTTGCATGAAATGTGGGATAATATAAAGCCAAAAGATAAAATTTTAAGTTTTGCATTTGGGCCAGGTCTTACTATGGAAAGCATGTTATTAGAACAAGTTGAAATTTAG
- a CDS encoding thymidine kinase: MFVEPHIGREEEGTGKGWIELICGSMFSGKTEELIRRLNRALIAQQKVEIFKPKVDTRYHDTEVVSHNKTKIRSTPVDFAEDILLFSGNSHVVGIDEAQFFDAEIVSVVNTLANQGKRVIIAGLDMDFSGKAFGPIPELMAVSEYVTKVHAICVKCGGIASYSYRLSKDTEKVVLGEKDKYEPRCRRCFEMG, encoded by the coding sequence ATGTTTGTAGAACCGCATATTGGTAGAGAAGAAGAAGGAACAGGAAAGGGCTGGATAGAGCTTATTTGTGGTTCTATGTTCAGTGGAAAAACAGAAGAACTGATTCGTAGGCTTAATCGTGCTCTAATTGCTCAACAGAAGGTTGAAATATTCAAGCCTAAAGTTGATACGCGTTATCATGATACCGAAGTCGTTTCTCATAATAAAACTAAAATACGTTCTACCCCCGTTGACTTCGCAGAAGATATTTTATTATTCTCTGGCAATTCTCATGTCGTAGGGATTGATGAAGCACAGTTTTTTGATGCGGAAATTGTTAGTGTAGTAAACACTTTAGCTAATCAAGGGAAGAGGGTAATCATTGCTGGCTTGGATATGGATTTCAGTGGTAAAGCTTTTGGTCCAATTCCAGAATTAATGGCGGTATCAGAATATGTAACAAAGGTTCATGCCATCTGCGTTAAATGTGGAGGAATTGCATCTTATTCTTATCGTTTAAGTAAAGACACTGAAAAAGTAGTCTTGGGTGAAAAAGATAAATATGAACCAAGATGTCGCAGATGTTTTGAAATGGGCTAA
- a CDS encoding UbiA family prenyltransferase has protein sequence MKKALHILQHLRIPFSFFLLPVYIFALGISPNIGEDQIILSFVLLHFFIYPASNAYNSYFDKDEKSIGLIKKPPPVTIGLYYTSLVFDFIGIALAWMISMEFAILVFIYGLASKAYSHPGIRLKKYPWLGWFIAGFFQGVFTFYMAYVGINGFGMELALKWKVIFPGLLTSFFLWGSYPMTQVYQHEEDNKRGDNTLSLLLGIKGTFLFTLIVFLLATLGFEYYFLNYHNEQIAISFLLFMSPTVLYFLIWFALVHRNEKFANFGWTMGLNLISAICLNAFFVYFFLKISHIGQLN, from the coding sequence ATGAAAAAAGCATTACATATTCTTCAACATTTAAGGATTCCATTTTCATTCTTTTTATTACCAGTTTATATCTTTGCTTTAGGCATTAGCCCTAACATTGGTGAAGACCAGATTATACTTTCATTTGTATTACTTCACTTTTTTATTTACCCAGCTAGCAATGCTTATAATTCATATTTCGATAAGGACGAAAAAAGTATTGGCTTAATCAAAAAGCCTCCTCCTGTAACGATTGGGCTTTATTACACTAGTTTAGTTTTTGATTTTATTGGAATTGCCCTAGCCTGGATGATCAGTATGGAATTTGCTATTCTTGTCTTTATTTATGGACTTGCTTCAAAAGCCTACAGCCACCCTGGTATTCGTTTGAAAAAATATCCTTGGTTGGGATGGTTCATAGCTGGTTTTTTTCAAGGCGTTTTTACTTTTTATATGGCTTATGTAGGGATTAATGGTTTTGGAATGGAGCTTGCATTAAAATGGAAAGTGATTTTTCCTGGCTTATTGACCTCCTTTTTTCTTTGGGGTTCATATCCTATGACTCAGGTTTACCAGCATGAAGAGGATAATAAAAGAGGGGATAACACTCTATCTTTATTGTTGGGAATTAAAGGTACATTCCTTTTCACATTGATCGTTTTTTTATTGGCAACATTAGGTTTTGAATATTACTTCTTAAACTATCACAATGAGCAAATAGCTATTTCCTTTTTATTATTCATGTCACCAACTGTATTGTATTTCCTGATCTGGTTTGCTTTAGTACATAGAAATGAAAAGTTTGCAAATTTCGGCTGGACTATGGGCTTGAATTTAATCTCTGCAATCTGTCTTAACGCCTTCTTTGTTTATTTCTTTTTGAAAATAAGTCACATTGGGCAGTTGAATTAA
- a CDS encoding SDR family oxidoreductase — protein MNILVIGANGKIGKKIVNKIHDNTPHDAIAMVREESQKEQFEKKGIKTVLGDLEKDFSHAYEGNNAVIFTAGSGGNTGDDKTKAIDQQGAIKAIDLAVQHKYIRFMMVSAFGADFNPSDWPKDMAAYYNAKSAADDYLQQTGLNYTIFKPGLLTDDEPKGKVDFGERTDERMGSIPRWDVADVVVKSLEAENTYRRSLELLSGPNNIEEAIEKA, from the coding sequence ATGAATATTTTAGTAATAGGAGCAAACGGAAAAATAGGTAAAAAAATAGTTAATAAAATACATGATAATACTCCTCATGATGCCATAGCCATGGTAAGAGAGGAATCTCAAAAAGAACAATTTGAGAAAAAAGGAATTAAAACCGTATTAGGAGATCTTGAGAAAGATTTTAGCCATGCCTATGAAGGAAATAATGCTGTAATCTTTACTGCTGGAAGCGGTGGTAATACTGGAGATGATAAAACAAAAGCAATTGACCAACAAGGTGCCATTAAAGCCATTGACTTAGCTGTACAGCATAAGTATATTCGGTTTATGATGGTAAGTGCATTCGGTGCGGATTTTAACCCATCCGATTGGCCTAAAGATATGGCTGCATATTATAATGCCAAATCTGCAGCAGATGATTATTTGCAACAAACAGGACTCAACTACACAATCTTCAAACCTGGATTATTAACGGATGATGAGCCAAAGGGAAAAGTTGATTTTGGTGAAAGAACTGATGAAAGAATGGGTTCAATCCCAAGATGGGATGTAGCAGATGTGGTGGTAAAATCATTAGAAGCTGAAAACACCTACAGAAGATCATTAGAGTTACTATCCGGACCAAATAATATAGAAGAAGCAATAGAAAAGGCTTAA
- a CDS encoding 2Fe-2S iron-sulfur cluster-binding protein encodes MPEIEITNLYNRKIITNSLEKTALEIIHENFIDWMHACGKKGRCTSCKMIIEKGQENLAELTKAEERFRNQNRLADNERLACQAVLKGDIKIKVAERNKFPHMDYSD; translated from the coding sequence ATGCCAGAAATCGAGATCACTAATCTTTATAATCGCAAGATAATCACTAATAGCTTAGAAAAAACGGCATTAGAGATTATACACGAAAACTTTATCGATTGGATGCATGCCTGCGGTAAAAAGGGAAGGTGTACCTCCTGTAAAATGATAATTGAAAAAGGGCAAGAAAATTTAGCAGAATTAACTAAAGCAGAGGAACGTTTTAGAAATCAAAATCGGTTAGCTGATAATGAAAGGCTAGCTTGTCAGGCGGTTTTAAAAGGAGATATAAAAATTAAAGTAGCGGAAAGAAATAAGTTTCCGCATATGGATTATTCAGATTAA
- the porZ gene encoding type IX secretion system anionic LPS delivery protein PorZ: MQKFSAFLFLLFLNVSVFAQNIPLGTWRNHADYSNAKEVEFFNQKIFTATENALYYFDLEDGSLNTLSTADGLSSLKITSLNAINDLLLIGYEDGIVNILDSDLNISAFSQIFNSDIRTSKQINEVIQLEDLIYIATDFGIILYSSESNELVDAFTNLSDTGEALVIHHISHKNGILYLSTDEGLLSGDLNSNLNLKDFQNWKRYPLHSAEIGLRSAYPFNSSIYALGANDSIYVFENNNWNLAFGNDKAVQKLNVFDNNLYASKGNHILKFENGLFEPEFNVNASIQINDFVISENQYFLATELAGLVKYQNGSSESLIPQGPKGKPSSIHQLEEYTFSLSNNTKGFSFFENGRWNYVGKDDNENDLPIFRDVALDLISGNGIFLSETDGPYSWDTNQVSKVSVEDTTLSEWLYLAESVEGDYWALVRTSDNFYGVFNPQTQALFKTNLNSNAQINDYLIVPNGDHYVATNSGIYIFNPEIENDRRLNTILGNGNLPNNQILDLELALDGQLWIATNSGAAFFNSYQAVLTGESADASQPIFEGFFLFDGIPVNQIKIDGGNRKWMSTRDGLWLFDENINRNILHLRRDNSPIVDTEIRQMVVNPINGELFMISDSQFLSYRTDASRAGAIHSNVEVFPNPISASRNSRVTIRGLAYNNEVMITDMAGNLIHKGQANGGTFSWDLSNYSGFRLKPGVYLVFSINADGTETYQAKFALIP, from the coding sequence ATGCAAAAGTTCTCAGCTTTCTTATTTTTATTGTTTTTGAATGTTAGCGTATTTGCTCAAAACATTCCTTTGGGAACTTGGAGAAACCATGCTGATTATTCAAACGCCAAAGAAGTTGAATTCTTTAATCAAAAGATCTTTACAGCCACCGAAAATGCTTTGTATTACTTCGATTTAGAAGATGGAAGTTTAAATACATTAAGTACTGCTGATGGTTTGAGTAGTTTAAAAATCACCTCACTAAACGCGATTAATGATTTGTTATTAATTGGCTATGAAGATGGCATTGTTAATATTTTAGATTCAGATTTAAACATTAGCGCTTTTTCACAAATCTTCAATTCTGATATTAGAACTAGTAAGCAAATTAATGAAGTCATCCAGCTTGAAGATTTGATTTATATTGCGACTGATTTTGGAATCATCCTTTATAGTTCTGAAAGTAACGAATTGGTAGATGCTTTTACTAATTTATCAGATACTGGTGAGGCATTAGTCATTCACCACATTTCACATAAAAATGGAATTCTGTATTTAAGCACTGATGAAGGACTGCTTTCAGGTGATTTGAATTCAAACTTAAACCTTAAAGATTTCCAGAATTGGAAAAGGTACCCACTTCATTCAGCAGAAATAGGCTTGCGATCTGCTTATCCATTTAACTCTAGTATTTATGCTTTAGGCGCTAATGATAGTATTTATGTATTCGAAAATAATAATTGGAATTTAGCTTTTGGAAATGATAAAGCTGTACAAAAATTAAATGTATTTGATAATAATCTTTATGCTTCAAAAGGGAATCATATTCTAAAATTTGAAAATGGACTTTTTGAACCGGAGTTTAATGTAAATGCATCTATTCAAATCAATGACTTTGTAATTTCAGAAAACCAATACTTTTTAGCAACTGAATTAGCTGGACTAGTAAAATATCAGAATGGCTCTTCAGAGAGTCTGATTCCTCAAGGGCCTAAAGGGAAACCCAGTAGTATTCACCAGCTTGAAGAATATACCTTTTCACTTTCAAATAATACTAAAGGATTTTCCTTTTTTGAAAACGGTCGATGGAATTACGTGGGGAAAGATGATAATGAGAATGATTTGCCAATTTTTAGAGATGTAGCTTTAGATTTGATAAGTGGAAATGGAATATTTCTAAGTGAAACTGATGGGCCATATAGCTGGGACACTAATCAGGTTTCTAAAGTGAGTGTTGAAGACACAACATTATCAGAATGGCTTTATTTAGCAGAAAGTGTAGAAGGTGATTATTGGGCTTTAGTTAGAACTTCTGACAATTTTTATGGGGTTTTCAATCCTCAAACTCAAGCGCTTTTTAAAACGAATTTGAATAGTAATGCTCAAATCAATGATTATTTAATAGTGCCTAATGGCGATCATTATGTGGCAACCAACTCAGGTATTTATATTTTTAATCCTGAAATAGAGAATGACAGACGACTCAATACGATTTTAGGAAATGGAAATTTACCTAACAATCAAATTTTAGATCTGGAGTTAGCTTTGGATGGTCAATTATGGATTGCCACAAATTCAGGAGCTGCTTTTTTTAATAGCTATCAAGCAGTTTTAACGGGAGAATCAGCTGATGCATCTCAACCTATATTTGAAGGCTTTTTTCTTTTTGATGGAATACCCGTAAATCAGATAAAAATAGACGGAGGAAATCGTAAATGGATGAGCACCCGAGATGGCCTATGGTTATTTGATGAAAATATAAATCGAAATATTTTACACTTAAGAAGAGATAACAGCCCAATTGTGGATACTGAAATAAGGCAAATGGTAGTAAACCCTATTAATGGTGAATTATTCATGATTTCTGATTCGCAATTTTTATCTTACAGAACAGATGCTAGTAGGGCAGGCGCCATTCACTCCAATGTTGAAGTGTTTCCTAACCCAATCAGTGCTTCGAGAAACTCAAGGGTAACCATCAGAGGATTAGCCTATAATAATGAAGTAATGATTACGGATATGGCAGGCAATCTAATTCATAAAGGGCAGGCCAATGGGGGTACTTTTTCTTGGGATTTATCTAATTATTCGGGTTTTAGATTAAAGCCTGGCGTTTATCTGGTTTTTTCTATTAATGCCGATGGAACCGAAACCTATCAAGCTAAATTTGCTTTGATTCCCTAG
- a CDS encoding acyl-CoA dehydrogenase family protein — protein MDFGLNENQEMIAQMVKDFGAKEITPHRDQWDEEQHFPIDVMKKLGGLGLMGVLVPQEYGGAGFGYEEYVTAILELAKVDPSIGLSMAAHNSLCTGHILQFGNDEQKKRWLPKLATAEWIGAWGLTEPNTGSDAGNMKTTAVQDGDYWVINGAKNWITHGKSGDVAVVIVRTGEKGDSHGMTAFVVERGTEGFKAGRKENKLGMRLSETAEMIFEDCRVHKDNMLGKVGEGFIQAMKVLDGGRISIAALSLGIAEGAYEAALAYSKERHQFNQPISNFQGIAFKLADMATELEGAKLLTFQAADLKNKGKSVNKESAMAKYYASEVAVKNSTEAVQIFGGYGYTKDYPVEKFYRDSKLCTIGEGTSEIQKLVISRSILKG, from the coding sequence ATGGATTTTGGATTGAATGAAAATCAGGAAATGATTGCCCAAATGGTAAAAGACTTTGGGGCAAAAGAAATCACACCTCATCGTGATCAGTGGGACGAAGAGCAACACTTCCCTATTGATGTTATGAAAAAATTAGGCGGTTTAGGGTTAATGGGCGTATTGGTACCTCAGGAATATGGTGGTGCTGGCTTCGGTTATGAAGAATATGTTACTGCAATCTTAGAGCTTGCTAAAGTTGATCCTTCTATCGGCTTATCCATGGCAGCACATAATTCATTATGTACAGGCCATATTTTACAATTTGGTAATGATGAACAAAAGAAAAGATGGTTACCAAAACTAGCAACTGCTGAGTGGATTGGTGCTTGGGGTTTAACTGAGCCTAATACTGGATCTGATGCAGGTAATATGAAAACTACTGCAGTTCAAGATGGAGATTATTGGGTAATCAACGGTGCGAAAAACTGGATTACACATGGTAAGTCTGGTGATGTTGCAGTTGTTATTGTTAGAACAGGCGAAAAAGGAGATTCTCACGGCATGACCGCTTTTGTTGTGGAAAGAGGAACGGAAGGATTCAAGGCCGGAAGAAAAGAAAATAAATTGGGTATGCGTCTTTCTGAAACCGCAGAAATGATTTTTGAAGATTGCCGCGTACATAAAGACAATATGTTAGGTAAAGTGGGTGAGGGTTTCATTCAGGCTATGAAAGTTTTAGATGGTGGTAGAATTTCGATCGCTGCACTTTCATTAGGTATTGCAGAAGGAGCTTATGAAGCGGCTTTGGCTTACAGCAAAGAAAGACACCAGTTTAATCAGCCTATTTCTAACTTTCAAGGTATTGCATTCAAATTAGCAGATATGGCAACTGAATTAGAAGGTGCTAAATTATTAACCTTCCAGGCGGCAGATTTGAAAAACAAAGGTAAGAGCGTAAATAAAGAGTCTGCAATGGCTAAGTATTATGCTTCCGAAGTAGCGGTTAAAAACTCAACTGAAGCAGTTCAGATCTTTGGTGGTTATGGTTATACTAAAGACTATCCTGTTGAGAAATTCTACAGAGATTCTAAGCTTTGTACAATCGGTGAAGGTACTTCTGAAATTCAGAAATTAGTAATCAGTAGATCAATCTTGAAAGGATAA
- the recO gene encoding DNA repair protein RecO, producing MLHKTKGIVISHVKYGETSIIIQIYTEKFGIQSYIENGVRKAKAKNKMAIFQPLTLLDLVVYKKSNSSINRISEIKVSPPFRSIPYEIIKSSMGIFLAEMLNHILRGEEDENPLMFEFIEKSLVYFDQKESNYVNFHLQFLIQLTAFLGFKPANAHEMIQEVSDFHHVKLRPDEIQKLEELIENDISAEVKLTGEQRQQLIKVIIFFYQIHSHSFKEIKSLKILHEVLN from the coding sequence ATGTTACATAAAACCAAAGGTATAGTGATCAGTCATGTGAAATATGGGGAAACCTCTATTATTATACAGATTTATACTGAAAAGTTTGGCATACAATCCTACATTGAAAATGGGGTTAGGAAGGCAAAGGCTAAAAATAAGATGGCCATTTTTCAGCCTCTAACTTTGTTAGATTTAGTAGTTTATAAAAAATCAAACAGCAGCATTAACCGAATTTCTGAAATAAAGGTAAGTCCACCATTTAGAAGTATTCCTTATGAGATTATTAAATCTTCTATGGGAATATTTTTAGCTGAAATGTTAAACCATATTCTTAGAGGTGAGGAAGATGAAAACCCACTAATGTTTGAATTTATTGAAAAAAGCTTAGTCTATTTTGATCAGAAGGAAAGCAATTATGTAAATTTTCATTTACAATTTTTAATTCAATTAACTGCTTTTTTGGGGTTTAAACCCGCTAATGCTCATGAAATGATTCAAGAAGTTTCAGACTTTCATCACGTAAAATTACGTCCTGATGAAATTCAGAAATTAGAAGAATTAATAGAAAATGATATTTCAGCAGAGGTTAAATTAACAGGAGAACAAAGGCAACAATTGATAAAAGTAATTATCTTTTTTTATCAAATTCATAGCCATTCATTCAAAGAGATAAAGTCATTAAAAATTTTACATGAGGTATTAAACTAA
- a CDS encoding methyltransferase domain-containing protein — translation MVDLSYRSEELEIMDDLSDDSPALYQALKELDIINKWLGGNAVTLIAVKKILKSNPQKNWTIADLGCGSGEMLIKIADWARQENINVELNGFDANPNVIQYAKNHCEDYPEINLQTENIFSESFKNRKFDLISCTLFLHHFTKDELVNLLEQFNQQSKNVVINDLHRHYFAYYSIRVITQLFSKSKMVKNDACLSVWRAFTKKDWQEILQLAQINNYSIKWKWAFRWKVVY, via the coding sequence ATGGTTGATTTATCCTACAGATCGGAAGAGTTAGAAATCATGGATGATTTGTCGGATGATAGCCCGGCTTTATACCAAGCACTTAAGGAGTTGGATATTATCAACAAATGGTTGGGGGGAAATGCGGTTACCCTTATAGCCGTAAAAAAGATATTAAAAAGCAATCCTCAGAAAAATTGGACCATAGCAGATTTAGGTTGTGGAAGCGGAGAAATGCTAATTAAAATAGCCGACTGGGCTAGACAAGAGAATATTAATGTTGAACTCAATGGATTTGATGCAAATCCCAATGTTATTCAATATGCCAAAAACCATTGTGAAGATTATCCTGAGATCAATTTACAAACCGAAAACATCTTTTCAGAATCCTTTAAAAACAGAAAATTCGATCTTATTAGCTGTACCCTCTTTTTGCATCATTTCACTAAAGATGAACTAGTGAATTTATTAGAACAGTTTAATCAGCAAAGCAAAAATGTGGTCATAAATGATTTGCATCGTCATTACTTCGCCTATTATTCAATTAGAGTAATCACTCAGTTATTCAGCAAATCAAAAATGGTAAAGAATGATGCTTGCTTATCGGTATGGCGGGCCTTCACCAAAAAAGACTGGCAAGAAATCCTCCAATTGGCTCAGATTAACAATTATTCAATTAAATGGAAATGGGCTTTCAGGTGGAAAGTCGTGTATTAA